One genomic region from Augochlora pura isolate Apur16 chromosome 7, APUR_v2.2.1, whole genome shotgun sequence encodes:
- the Pmca gene encoding plasma membrane calcium-transporting ATPase 3 isoform X9 — protein MATIDGRPAQYGVTLKQLRELMEFRGREGVNKINSHGGVQEICKKLYTSPSEGLSGSAADIQHRRDTFGSNLIPPKPPKTFLQLVWEALQDVTLIILEVAALVSLGLSFYQPADEEEAAPSFEDDEAKYGWIEGLAILISVIVVVIVTAFNDYSKERQFKGLQSRIEGEHKFSVIRQGEVKQIAVFDIVVGDICQIKYGDLLPADGILIQSNDLKVDESSLTGESDHVKKGEGFDPMVLSGTHVMEGSGKMLVTAVGVNSQAGIIFTLLGAAVDHQEQEIKKMKKEAKKQRKKKSLTGDEAGEITGNSHVSSGAKAEAGEGHAVSSGGGGGEGKKEKSVLQAKLTKLAIQIGYAGSTIAALTVLILVIQFCVTTFVIEGKPWKNTYAGDLVRHLIIGVTVLVVAVPEGLPLAVTLSLAYSVKKMMKDNNLVRHLDACETMGNATAICSDKTGTLTTNRMTVVQSYLCEKMSKTAPKFSDIPNHIGNLVVQAISINSAYTSRIMPAQDPTDLPLQIGNKTECALLGFVVALGMNYQTIRDDQPEETFTRVYTFNSVRKSMSTVVPRKGGGFRLFTKGASEMIMKKCAFIYGREGHLEKFTKEMQDRLTKNVIEPMACDGLRTISIAYRDFVPGKAEINQVHVDNEPNWEDEENIVNNLTCLCVVGIEDPVRPEVPDAIRRCQKAGITVRMVTGDNINTARSIALKCGILKPNEDFLILEGKEFNRRIRDSNGEVQQHLLDKVWPKLRVLARSSPTDKYTLVKGIIDSKASSAREVVAVTGDGTNDGPALKKADVGFAMGIAGTDVAKEASDIILTDDNFSSIVKAVMWGRNVYDSIAKFLQFQLTVNVVAVIVAFIGACAVQDSPLKAVQMLWVNLIMDTLASLALATEMPTNDLLLRRPYGRTKPLISRTMMKNILGQAVYQLTVIFMLLFVGDKMLDIETGRGVAQAGGGPTQHFTVIFNTFVMMTLFNEFNARKIHGQRNVFQGIFTNPIFYSIWILTCLSQ, from the exons ATGGCAACAATAGATGGCCGACCGGCCCAATATGGTGTCACTCTTAAGCAACTTCGCGAGCTCATGGAGTTCCGGGGACGTGAAGGTGTCAATAAAATCAATAGCCATGGTGGTGTGCAGGagatttgtaaaaaattatatacttcACCCAGTGAAG GTCTCAGTGGTTCAGCGGCGGATATCCAGCATAGACGAGACACATTTGGTTCGAATCTAATACCTCCAAAACCACCAAAAACGTTTCTACAACTAGTGTGGGAGGCTTTACAAGATGTTACGTTAATCATCTTGGAAGTAGCAGCATTGGTTTCATTAGGTCTTAGCTTTTATCAACCTGCAGATGAAGAGGAAGCGGCAC CTTCATTTGAAGATGACGAGGCGAAGTACGGCTGGATCGAAGGACTCGCTATATTGATTTCTGTGATCGTGGTGGTGATAGTAACAGCTTTCAATGATTATTCTAAAGAAAGACAATTTAAAGGCCTCCAGAGTCGAATAGAAGGGGAACACAAATTCTCCGTTATTCGACAAGGGGAGGTCAAACAGATCGCTGTATTTGACATAGTTGTTGGCGACATATGTCAG ATAAAGTATGGAGACCTGCTACCAGCAGATGGTATTCTTATACAAAGCAACGATCTGAAAGTGGACGAGTCCAGTTTAACCGGAGAATCAGACCATGTGAAGAAAGGAGAAGGCTTTGATCCCATGGTTCTCTCGG GTACTCACGTGATGGAGGGCTCTGGAAAAATGTTAGTAACTGCGGTAGGCGTTAACTCGCAGGCTGGTATTATCTTTACGTTATTGGGTGCTGCCGTTGATCACCAAGAGCAAGAAAtcaagaaaatgaagaaag AGGCTAAGAAGCAGCGGAAGAAGAAGTCATTAACAG GGGACGAAGCTGGTGAGATCACtggaaacagtcatgtcagcAGCGGAGCCAAAGCAGAAGCCGGAGAGGGTCATGCAGTTAGCAGCGGAGGTGGCGGCGGCGaagggaagaaagagaagagtgTTCTCCAAGCCAAGCTAACTAAACTCGCCATACAAATCGGTTACGCCGGCTCGACCATAGCAGCGCTTACCGTTCTCATTCTAGTCATTCAGTTCTGCGTAACGACGTTCGTCATAGAGGGGAAACCTTGGAAGAATACGTACGCCGGTGATCTGGTGCGGCATTTGATCATCGGTGTAACGGTACTGGTGGTCGCCGTTCCCGAAGGTCTTCCTCTAGCAGTCACGTTGTCTCTCGCTTATTCCGTAAAG AAAATGATGAAAGACAACAACCTGGTACGTCACTTGGACGCTTGCGAAACGATGGGCAACGCAACGGCAATCTGTTCGGATAAGACTGGTACCCTGACAACCAACCGGATGACCGTCGTTCAGTCGTACCTATGCGAGAAGATGAGCAAGACAGCTCCGAAGTTCTCGGACATTCCGAACCACATCGGCAACCTGGTCGTCCAGGCGATCTCCATAAATTCAGCGTACACATCCCGAATAATGCCCGCGCAAGACCCTACAGACTTGCCGCTTCAGATCGGCAATAAAACCGAATGTGCCTTACTTGGATTCGTAGTAGCCCTGGGCATGAACTATCAAACGATACGGGACGATCAACCGGAGGAAACCTTCACGCGGGTGTACACGTTCAATAGCGTTAGGAAGAGCATGTCTACCGTGGTACCGAGGAAAGGCGGTGGATTTAGACTCTTCACCAAGGGCGCTTCCGAGATGATCATGAAGAA ATGTGCCTTTATATATGGTCGCGAAGGTCATTTGGAGAAATTTACCAAAGAGATGCAGGACCGTCTGACAAAGAACGTGATCGAACCAATGGCGTGCGACGGACTTCGCACCATCTCCATTGCTTATCGCGACTTCGTTCCTGGCAAGGCAGAGATCAATCAGGTGCACGTGGACAACGAGCCGAATTGGGAGGACGAGGAGAACATAGTGAACAATCTGACGTGTCTGTGCGTCGTCGGTATCGAGGATCCGGTTAGGCCGGAGGTGCCTGACGCGATCCGGAGGTGTCAGAAGGCCGGCATCACCGTCCGTATGGTGACGGGCGACAATATAAACACAGCTCGATCGATAGCCCTAAAATGCGGAATCCTGAAGCCGAACGAGGACTTCCTGATCCTCGAGGGCAAGGAGTTTAACAGGAGGATCAGGGACAGCAACGGCGAGGTGCAGCAACACCTGTTGGATAAGGTGTGGCCAAAGCTGAGGGTATTGGCCAGGTCGTCGCCCACGGACAAATACACCCTGGTAAAGGGGATCATCGACAGCAAGGCTAGTTCGGCCAGAGAGGTGGTCGCCGTGACAGGCGACGGCACCAACGACGGTCCCGCGTTGAAGAAAGCGGACGTCGGGTTTGCTATGGGCATCGCCGGTACCGATGTTGCCAAGGAGGCTTCCGATATCATTTTAACGGACGATAATTTCTCCTCGATCGTGAAGGCGGTTATGTGGGGTAGAAACGTCTACGATAGTATAGCCAAGTTCTTGCAGTTTCAGCTGACGGTGAACGTCGTCGCTGTTATAGTTGCTTTTATCGGGGCGTGTGCCGTGCAAGATTCCCCCCTTAAAGCGGTGCAGATGTTGTGGGTGAACCTAATCATGGACACATTAGCGTCCCTCGCATTGGCCACCGAAATGCCTACGAACGATCTCCTTCTTCGCAGACCATACGGTCGCACGAAACCGCTCATCTCCAGGACAATGATGAAGAACATCCTTGGTCAAGCCGTCTATCAGCTGACCGTTATTTTTATGCTTCTTTTCGTTG GTGATAAGATGCTAGACATCGAAACTGGCCGAGGGGTGGCCCAGGCTGGCGGCGGTCCAACGCAACACTTCACCGTCATCTTCAACACGTTCGTCATGATGACTCTGTTCAACGAATTCAACGCCAGGAAAATCCATGGTCAGCGTAATGTCTTCCAAGGAATATTCACCAACCCCATCTTTTATTCTATCTGGATTCTCACGTGTCTATCGCAG TGA